A stretch of Aerococcus christensenii DNA encodes these proteins:
- a CDS encoding inositol monophosphatase family protein, with protein MKIENLAEEVRNWMQEAGQRIREQLTRPMQVKTKSGPKDLVTNIDKSTEAFFREKIQKTYPNDKILGEEGGKDQIKDLTGSVWIIDPIDGTTNFVCQKKNFAIMIGYFVDGSPAFGAIYDVMQDDYFERICGKELRRNGQVYSLPCQDKALKDSLMAASSRLVLGNSHNFLEIVDHSLGFRCYGSASMEILALLKGDIALYAAMNLKPWDLAAGMALLKGTPIRITRLDGGEINLMTETPALMAYPSAYATFLENYKD; from the coding sequence TTGAAAATAGAAAACTTAGCTGAAGAAGTTCGAAACTGGATGCAAGAGGCTGGTCAACGGATTAGAGAACAGTTGACACGCCCTATGCAGGTGAAAACGAAATCAGGTCCCAAAGATTTAGTGACCAATATCGATAAATCGACAGAAGCTTTTTTTAGAGAGAAGATTCAAAAGACTTATCCGAATGATAAAATTTTAGGAGAAGAAGGCGGCAAGGATCAAATTAAAGACCTAACAGGGTCTGTTTGGATTATTGATCCGATTGACGGTACGACAAATTTTGTTTGTCAGAAGAAGAATTTTGCGATTATGATCGGGTATTTTGTCGACGGAAGCCCTGCTTTTGGAGCTATCTATGATGTGATGCAGGATGATTATTTTGAAAGAATTTGTGGGAAAGAACTTCGTCGGAATGGACAAGTGTATTCCCTTCCTTGTCAAGATAAGGCTCTAAAAGACAGTTTAATGGCGGCAAGTTCGCGATTAGTCTTGGGAAATAGCCACAATTTCTTAGAAATTGTGGATCATTCTTTAGGCTTTAGATGTTATGGATCTGCCAGCATGGAAATTTTGGCTTTGTTAAAGGGAGATATTGCTCTTTATGCGGCAATGAATTTAAAACCTTGGGATCTAGCTGCAGGGATGGCTTTATTAAAGGGGACGCCTATTCGGATAACACGCCTAGACGGGGGAGAGATCAACCTTATGACCGAAACTCCTGCTTTGATGGCTTATCCGAGTGCGTATGCGACTTTTTTAGAAAACTATAAGGATTAG
- a CDS encoding UPF0223 family protein, with product MNNYSYPLLSGLSNEEISILIDLWVAVEEAYEDQIRAEKFLERYQAFKRIVPSKMEEKQLGKEFEERSGYSLYQVVQLANAADSKAALHVD from the coding sequence ATGAATAATTATTCTTATCCCTTACTTTCGGGACTTTCTAATGAAGAAATTAGTATTTTAATTGATTTATGGGTGGCTGTAGAAGAGGCCTATGAAGATCAAATCCGTGCTGAAAAATTCTTGGAAAGATATCAGGCCTTTAAGCGGATTGTTCCTTCGAAGATGGAAGAAAAGCAATTAGGGAAGGAATTTGAGGAAAGATCTGGGTATAGTTTGTATCAAGTGGTACAGTTGGCGAATGCGGCAGATTCCAAAGCCGCTTTACATGTAGATTAG
- a CDS encoding amino acid ABC transporter permease has protein sequence MDFLGAFQWANLSFLWQGLRVTLQVTVITILLSLLFGTLLGIIRYLKIAFLSKGVGFVIDIIRNLPLLLIIFFTYFALPQMVLRLNIFWSAIAAMTVFESAMISEIIRGGMEAVDKGQTEAALSTGLTYPQAIGHVILPQAIRSMLSALVSQLIALIKDTSLATIISLPELTHNARIIYGQNTNQVIPMFVIMAACYWGICFLLSVLSKQLKF, from the coding sequence ATGGATTTTTTAGGCGCTTTTCAATGGGCAAATCTTTCTTTCCTTTGGCAAGGTTTAAGAGTAACCCTTCAAGTGACTGTGATTACAATTCTGCTCAGTCTTTTGTTTGGAACGCTTTTAGGGATTATTCGCTATCTTAAGATTGCTTTCCTATCCAAGGGAGTAGGTTTTGTGATTGATATTATACGCAATCTACCGCTGCTTCTTATTATATTTTTTACTTATTTTGCTCTGCCACAAATGGTACTCCGTTTGAATATTTTCTGGTCTGCGATTGCAGCAATGACAGTTTTCGAGTCTGCAATGATCTCTGAAATTATTCGTGGAGGTATGGAAGCGGTAGATAAGGGGCAGACAGAGGCAGCTCTTTCTACCGGCTTAACTTATCCTCAAGCTATTGGCCATGTTATTCTTCCTCAAGCGATTCGGTCTATGCTATCTGCTTTGGTTAGCCAACTCATTGCTTTGATTAAGGACACCTCTTTAGCTACTATTATTTCCTTGCCAGAACTTACTCACAATGCGCGAATTATTTATGGTCAGAATACCAATCAAGTGATTCCTATGTTTGTGATTATGGCAGCCTGTTATTGGGGAATTTGTTTCTTGTTATCTGTACTTTCTAAACAATTAAAATTTTAA